A region from the Aegilops tauschii subsp. strangulata cultivar AL8/78 chromosome 5, Aet v6.0, whole genome shotgun sequence genome encodes:
- the LOC141022554 gene encoding uncharacterized protein, whose amino-acid sequence MASYSFLVQKLSGSFEGCEFLHVPRAENEAADTLAKIASSRQAIPSGVSLEHLRKPSVKPSPDSESIDVPDDPAASQPGPGNAQPGLGAAQLDPATIVPDPAVAILTRGLLNPARGLPTRMYFTAKKLKQYFQEHVVTVGCEFLHVPRAENEAADTLAKIASSRQAIPSGVSLEHLRKPSVKPSPDSESIDVPDDPAASQPGPGTAEPGLGAAQLDPATIVPDPAVAIPTRGLLNPARGLPTRIITDNGTNFTKGALEQYCSVSGIRLDLASVAHPQSNGQVERANGLILSRVKP is encoded by the exons ATGGCAAGCTACAGCTTCCTCGTCCAGAAGCTGTCCGGATCCTTCGAgggctgcgagttcctccacgtcccACGCGCGGAGAACGAAGCAGCTGACACGCTCGCCAAGATCGCCTCGTCACGACAAGCCATCCCATCCggcgtctccctcgagcacctgCGCAAGCCGTCCGTCAAGCCATCGCCGGACTCCGAGTCCATCGATGTTCCAGATGACCCGGCCGCAtctcaacccggcccggggaatGCTCAACCCGGCCTAGGGGCCGCTCAGCTCGACCCGGCCACCATCGTCCCGGACCCGGCCGTCGCCATCCTGACCAGGGGGCTGCTCAACCCGGCTCGGGGGCTGCCTACTCG CatgtacttcaccgccaagaagctgaagcagtatttccaagagcACGTTGTCACCGTG ggctgcgagttcctccacgtcccACGCGCGGAGAACGAAGCAGCCGACACGCTCGCCAAGATCGCCTCGTCACGACAAGCCATCCCATCCggcgtctccctcgagcacctgCGCAAGCCGTCCGTCAAGCCATCGCCGGACTCCGAGTCCATCGACGTTCCAGATGACCCGGCTGCAtctcaacccggcccggggactgctgaaCCCGGCCTAGGGGCCGCTCAGCTCGACCCGGCCACCATCGTCCCGGACCCGGCCGTCGCCATCCCGACCAGGGGGCTGCTCAACCCGGCTCGGGGGCTGCCTACTCG catcatcaccgacaacggcaccaacttcACCAAGGGCGCGCTCGAACAATACTGCTCCGTctccggcatccgcctcgacctGGCCTCTGTTGCGCATCCGCAGTCTAACGGGCAGGTCGAGCGGGCCAATGGACTCATCCTGTCCAGGGTCAAGCCGTGA